One window from the genome of Amphiura filiformis unplaced genomic scaffold, Afil_fr2py scaffold_52, whole genome shotgun sequence encodes:
- the LOC140144392 gene encoding uncharacterized protein, with protein MSSNGADIQEKKKGSVYRPCPDCSARNHNSRKKCKECGKLLLVPIPFDSEAFRVKTEMCKIKNMIEKKAKQLMSSYGVHVHIMYYSENVERDHAQTTCTPGLAEEFQKEMPLVKQVWTQYMTNHLKPEKVARQKKKTQVEEVEAEEASSQDVDTTPSMSSGDVPGDVTMVDIELPPQQQQKQQQQQSACQPSLQRQLGRSSATKVVNKKKQKKTQVEEVEGTDLKRQRNANEKSEPSAVDLLEAMIGYTTPEEKVLSENARKRKAVIKLKKVSISERL; from the exons ATGAGCTCCAATGGTGCAGATATTCAAGAGAAG aaaaaaggcagCGTGTACCGACCTTGCCCAGATTGCAGTGCAAGGAACCACAACAGCAGAAAAAAGTGCAAAGAATGTGGCAAACTGCTACTGGTCCCCATTCCTTTTGACTCTGAGGCATTTAGAGTAAAGACAGAGATGTGTAAAATCAAGAACATGATTGAGAAAAAA GCTAAGCAACTGATGTCTTCATACGGGGTACATGTACATATCATGTACTACTCTGAGAATGTAGAACGTGATCATGCACAAACAACATGCACACCGGGCCTAGCGGAGGAATTTCAAAAGGAAATGCCGTTGGTGAAGCAGGTTTGGACGCAATACATGACAAATCACCTGAAGCCAG AAAAAGTTGCTAGGCAGAAGAAGAAGACACAGGTAGAAGAAGTAGAAGCAGAAGAAG CCTCGAGTCAGGATGTAGATACAACTCCTAGTATGTCATCAGGTGATGTTCCCGGTGATGTTACGATGGTTGATATTGAGCTACCACCACAACAGCAacagaaacaacaacaacagcaaagtGCATGTCAACCAAGCTTGCAACGACAACTGGGACGGAGTAGTGCCA CTAAAGTAGTTAacaagaagaagcagaagaagacaCAGGTTGAAGAAGTAGAAG GTACAGATTTGAAGCGTCAAAGAAATGCTAACGAGAAGTCAGAACCATCAGCAG TGGACTTACTTGAGGCAATGATAGGATACACTACCCCAGAGGAGAAAG